The following proteins are encoded in a genomic region of Elgaria multicarinata webbii isolate HBS135686 ecotype San Diego chromosome 16, rElgMul1.1.pri, whole genome shotgun sequence:
- the NOX5 gene encoding NADPH oxidase 5 isoform X1 yields the protein MENLTISAASWLKPPAAPRRRCHAPRYLSPAYWHNNGIKLLFLGSYVCVNMLLFTFAALKHVGSGIWFILAKGCGQCLNFNCTFIVVLMLRRCLTWLRATWVARILPLDQNVILHQLVGYTVAALTVLHTGAHVANFVRMSQTKDSYQLWEYLFTTRPGIGWIYGTTSITGLVLQLLICVMLVCSSTFVRKSGHFEVFYWTHLSYIFIWALLIVHGPNFWKWFVVPGLLFLLEKIFGVALSHVGGLCIVEINLLPSKVTHLVIKRPQFFHYKPGDYVYLNIPVIAKYEWHPFTISSAPEQSGTIWLHIRSLGQWTNRLYEYFWHHQELSRHKPELLAVENLRNEKRPWKWVQNCLFGSYDLDQPVATSEDEMIEILSYTPISYPSWETISGRLGDHRRLCNIKCHIDGPYGTPTRRIFASEHAVLIGAGIGITPFASILQSIMCRYHMRKQTSSSQGHASGENHKNENMKLQKVDFIWINRDQKSFEWFVSLLTQLEIRQANEDPGGRFLEMHLYMTSALNKNDMKAIGLQMALDLLAKKEKKDSITGLKTRTQPGRPDWNKLFQKLAKEEKGKVHVFFCGSPALAKVIKGHSEQFGFRFFKEHF from the exons TGCTGCAAGCTGGTTAAAGCCTCCCGCAGCTCCGAGGAGGAGGTGTCACGCACCGCGCTACCTGAGCCCAGCGTATTGGCACAACAACGGGATCAAACTCCTCTTCCTGGGCAGCTATGTGTGTGTGAACAtgctcctcttcacctttgcagcGTTGAAACACGTTGGCTCCGGCATCTGGTTCATCCTGGCAAAAGGCTGTGGGCAGTGCCTGAACTTCAACTGTACGTTTATAGTG GTGCTGATGTTACGCCGATGTCTGACGTGGCTACGGGCTACTTGGGTAGCCAGAATTCTGCCTCTAGACCAGAATGTCATTCTGCACCAGTTGGTGGGCTACACCGTGGCGGCCCTAACTGTGCTTCACACAGGGGCTCACGTGGCCAACTTTG TGAGAATGTCTCAGACCAAAGACAGCTATCAACTTTGGGAATACCTGTTCACCACTCGGCCTGGGATTGGCTGGATTTATGGAACCACGTCCATCACAGGCCTTGTGCTGCAGCTCCTGATCTGCGTTATGCTTGTCTGCTCCAGCACTTTTGTCCGCAAAAGCGGCCATTTTGAG GTCTTCTATTGGACTCACCTTTCTTACATCTTCATCTGGGCTTTGTTAATTGTCCACGGCCCTAATTTTTGGAAGTGGTTTGTAGTGCCTGGACTTCTGTTCCTCTTAGAGAAGATCTTTGGTGTTGCATTGTCACATGTTGGAGGCCTGTGCATCGTGGAAATCAACCTCTTGCCTTCAAAG GTGACTCATTTGGTGATTAAGAGACCTCAGTTTTTCCACTACAAACCTGGTGACTACGTATACCTGAATATCCCAGTCATAGCTAAGTATGAATGGCACCCGTTCACCATCAGTAGTGCTCCAGAGCAATCAG GGACCATCTGGCTGCACATACGGTCCCTGGGTCAGTGGACCAACAGGTTATATGAATACTTCTGGCATCATCAAGAGCTTTCCAGACATAAGCCTGAATTGCTGGCGGTTGAGAATCTAAGGAACGAAAAGAGGCCCTGGAAATGGGTGCAG AACTGTCTCTTTGGCTCCTATGATTTGGACCAGCCTGTGGCCACCAGTGAGGATGAGATGATTGAGATCTTATCTTATACACCCATCAGTTATCCGAGCTGGGAGACG ATTTCTGGCAGGCTTGGTGACCACCGGAGGCTGTGTAACATCAAG TGTCACATCGATGGTCCTTATGGGACTCCCACACGAAGGATCTTCGCTTCGGAGCATGCGGTGCTGATAGGGGCAGGAATTGGGATCACTCCCTTTGCCTCCATTTTGCAAAGCATCATGTGCAG ATATCATATGCGAAAGCAAACCTCCTCCAGCCAGGGCCACGCTTCGGGTGAGAACCATAAAAATGAGAACATGAAGCTCCAGAAG GTTGACTTCATTTGGATCAATCGAGACCAAAAATCCTTTGAGTGGTTTGTAAGCCTGCTGACCCAGCTGGAAATCAGGCAGGCCAATGAAGATCCTGGTG GCCGCTTCCTGGAGATGCATTTGTACATGACCTCAGCACTCAACAAGAATGACATGAAGGCCATTGGCCTGCAGATGGCATTAGATCTGcttgcaaaaaaggaaaagaaagactcCATCACAGGCCTGAAGACCAGAACCCAGCCAGGACGCCCAGATTGGAACAAG